A genome region from Solanum pennellii chromosome 12, SPENNV200 includes the following:
- the LOC107007183 gene encoding serine/threonine protein phosphatase 2A 57 kDa regulatory subunit B' kappa isoform-like: MLKQILAKLPRKSSKCDTFDSSGSNSSNNTSNLGNGIQFTNSCTVIANRLNVVKRMSTAIFPASIVAGGESVAPHVPFKDVSNAEKQSLFVSKLNLCCTIYDFNDPDKDSAEKDLKRQVLLELNEFVASGSARFTESAIAAVCKMCGVNMFRTFPPKYFSARGESEDEEPMFDPAWCHLQLVYDLFLSIIGQGSLDAKVAKKYIDHSFILKLLDLFDSEDPRERECLKSVLHRLYGKFMMHRPAIRKAVSNIFYRFAFETERHNGIAELLEVFGSVISGFALPLKEEHRLFFSRALLPLHKPKSLGIYHQQLAYCVVQFIEKEQNLASIVITRLLRYWPVTSSQKQLMFISELEEILEMISIPEFEKIVVPLFRRIGYCLNSSHFQVAERAHFLWNNDNVLNLVMHNRHVIMPIIISALEWNSQNHWNKAVLNLSQNVRKVFSEMDEELVLECQHKLEEENAKSNVAAERRRLTWERLEIAAKYEPVTVPSNIPGLVKPPTCLVSC, encoded by the exons ATGCTCAAGCAAATTCTTGCAAAACTTCCTAGGAAATCATCAAAATGTGATACGTTTGATTCATCGGGAAGCAATTCCTCAAACAACACCTCAAACTTGGGGAATGGAATTCAGTTTACCAATAGTTGCACAGTCATAGCTAACAGGCTGAATGTAGTGAAACGGATGTCGACAGCAATTTTTCCTGCGAGTATTGTGGCCGGTGGTGAGTCTGTGGCACCACATGTGCCCTTTAAAGATGTTTCAAATGCGGAGAAGCAAAGCTTATTTGTAAGCAAGTTGAATCTCTGCTGTACCATTTATGATTTCAATGATCCAGATAAAGATTCCGCAGAGAAGGACTTGAAACGACAAGTTCTGCTGGAGCTGAATGAGTTTGTTGCTTCAGGATCTGCAAGATTCACGGAATCAGCAATTGCTGCAGTATGTAAAATGTGTGGAGTTAACATGTTCAGAACTTTTCCTCCCAAGTATTTCTCAGCTCGCGGTGAAAGTGAAGATGAAGAACCGATGTTTGATCCAGCTTGGTGTCATTTACAACTTGTTTATGACTTGTTCCTTAGCATAATCGGCCAAGGTTCTCTTGATGCAAAGGTTGCTAAGAAATACATTGACCATTCTTTCATATTGAAACTGCTTGACCTATTTGATTCTGAGGACCCAAGAGAAAGAGAATGCTTGAAATCAGTATTGCATCGCCTTTATGGGAAGTTCATGATGCACAGGCCTGCTATCCGAAAGGCTGTAAGCAATATCTTTTATCGTTTCGCTTTTGAGACTGAAAGACATAACGGGATTGCGGAGCTTCTGGAGGTTTTCGGAAGTGTAATTAGTGGTTTTGCTTTACCATTAAAGGAAGAGCATAGATTATTCTTCTCAAGGGCCTTGCTACCTCTGCACAAGCCAAAGTCCTTGGGTATCTATCATCAACAATTAGCATATTGTGTTGTACAGTTCATAGAAAAGGAACAAAATCTGGCTAGCATAGTGATAACGAGATTGTTGAGATATTGGCCAGTGACAAGTAGCCAGAAACAATTGATGTTCATCAGTGAGTTGGAAGAGATTTTAGAAATGATCAGTATTCCAGAGTTTGAGAAGATCGTGGTGCCACTGTTTCGTCGTATAGGCTATTGCCTTAACAGCTCCCATTTCCAG GTGGCTGAAAGAGCACATTTCTTGTGGAACAACGATAACGTCCTTAACCTCGTTATGCATAACAGGCATGTAATCATGCCAATTATTATCTCAGCTTTAGAATGGAACAGCCAGAACCACTGGAATAAAGCAGTTCTTAATCTCAGTCAAAACGTGAGGAAAGTCTTCTCCGAGATGGATGAAGAGCTTGTACTCGAGTGCCAACAcaagcttgaagaagaaaatgcaAAGTCAAATGTAGCAGCGGAGAGACGAAGGTTGACATGGGAGCGTCTAGAAATTGCTGCTAAGTATGAACCTGTTACCGTTCCTTCTAATATTCCAGGCCTCGTTAAACCCCCCACCTGTCTCGTTTCTTGCTAA
- the LOC107007182 gene encoding palmitoyl-acyl carrier protein thioesterase, chloroplastic — MMATAATCAFFPAANQPPESGAKSSGNLGGSLPGSIDTRGLNVKKPSFGSLQAKANAQAPPKVNGTKVGVMDGFKNDDEVISSHHPRTFINQLPDWSMLLAAITTIFLAAEKQWMMLDWKPKRPDMLADPFGLGKIVQDGFVFRQNFSIRSYEIGADRTASIETMMNHLQETALNHVKSAGLMHGGFGSTPEMSKRNLIWVVTKMQVVVDRYPTWGDVVQVDTWVAASGKNGMRRDWLLRDSNTGDILMRASSQWVMMNKETRRLSKIPDEARAEIEGYFVDSPPVIDDDSRKLPKLDETTADYTRTGLTPRWSDLDVNQHVNNVKYIGWILESAPMQILEGCELAAMTLEYRRECRRDSVLQSLTSVLDKEVGDFTDFGNVECQHVLRLENGGEVVKGRTEWRPKLVNGIGTLGGFPADFA; from the exons ATGATGGCCACTGCTGCTACATGTGCATTCTTCCCTGCTGCTAATCAACCTCCTGAGTCTGGAGCAAAATCGTCTGGAAATTTAGGAGGAAGTCTTCCTGGAAGTATAGATACACGGGGGCTTAATGTTAAGAAGCCTTCTTTTGGGAGCCTACAAGCTAAGGCCAATGCACAAGCACCACCTAAGGTGAATGGAACAAAGGTAGGCGTTATGGATGGCTTCAAGAACGATGATGAGGTGATTTCTTCACATCACCCAAGGACTTTTATCAACCAGTTACCTGATTGGAGCATGCTCCTCGCTGCCATCACGACAATTTTTTTAGCTGCTGAGAAGCAATGGATGATGCTTGATTGGAAGCCTAAGCGTCCTGATATGCTCGCTGATCCATTCGGATTAGGAAAAATTGTGCAGGATGGCTTTGTTTTCCGTCAAAATTTCAGCATCAGGTCCTATGAAATAGGGGCTGATAGGACTGCGTCTATAGAAACAATGATGAATCATTTACAG GAAACTGCTCTTAACCATGTCAAGAGTGCTGGACTCATGCATGGTGGGTTTGGATCAACTCCAGAGATGTCCAAGAGAAATTTGATCTGGGTCGTTACGAAAATGCAGGTTGTGGTGGACCGTTATCCTACTTG gGGTGATGTTGTTCAAGTAGACACTTGGGTAGCTGCATCGGGGAAAAATGGTATGCGCAGAGATTGGCTCCTCCGCGATAGTAATACTGGGGATATATTGATGAGAGCTTCCAG CCAATGGGTGATGATGAATAAGGAGACGAGGAGATTATCTAAAATACCAGATGAGGCTCGGGCTGAAATTGAAGGTTATTTTGTTGACTCACCTCCTGTTATTGATGATGACAGCAGGAAGCTGCCAAAACTTGACGAGACAACAGCAGACTACACTCGAACTGGTTTAACT CCAAGATGGAGTGATTTAGATGTCAACCAGCATGTTAATAATGTCAAGTACATTGGCTGGATTCTTGAG AGTGCACCCATGCAAATACTAGAGGGTTGTGAGCTTGCTGCCATGACTCTGGAGTACCGCAGGGAGTGCAGAAGGGACAGTGTGCTTCAGTCTCTTACCTCTGTACTCGACAAGGAAGTCGGTGACTTCACCGACTTTGGCAATGTCGAGTGTCAACACGTCCTTCGACTTGAAAATGGCGGAGAGGTTGTTAAGGGACGGACTGAGTGGAGGCCGAAACTTGTCAATGGAATTGGAACCCTAGGCGGATTCCCAGCCGACTTCGCCTGA
- the LOC107007480 gene encoding E3 ubiquitin-protein ligase At1g63170-like, whose translation MAVTSEELTQENPTDRFPLLMEQAESRERNEHVIDVEQGSSPSSSGSSDNDSPHELEIPNHENRPSNRHSVSSSSNESDSHSPSSARRADGSDRRWSPFNTLLWLSIELIFTLGQIVAAVVVLSLSKEENPETPLFAWIVGYATGCAASLPLLYWRYLLRYQTISQRSAQLRQDSPQVNSTAEPNSYITISLTRSSDEEDGRNTPTDIWTRQSNARLGSLVDHFKMALDCFFAVWFVVGNVWIFGGHSSSSEAPNLYRLCIAFLTISCIGYAMPFILCAMICCCLPCIISILGVRENMHGVRGATEESINALPTLKYRVKTDGTGSNESKNLEEEEGGCVAAGTEKERAISGEDAVCCICLAKYEDNDELRELPCSHFFHTQCVDKWLKINATCPLCKSEIDAKNRDLPSVEEEPLQQS comes from the exons ATGGCTGTTACCTCGGAAGAACTTACTCAAGAGAACCCAACCGACAGATTTCCTTTGCTCATGGAGCAAGCAGAAAGTCGTGAGAGGaatgaacatgttattgatGTAGAACAAGGAAGTAGCCCCTCATCATCAGGTTCATCTGATAATGATTCTCCTCATGAATTGGAAATACCCAACCATGAAAATAGACCATCAAATCGACATTCCGTCTCTTCTTCGTCCAATGAATCAGATTCTCATAGCCCTTCTAGTGCTAGGAGAGCTGATGGTTCTGATCGTCGTTGGAGCCCATTTAATACTCTGTTGTGGCTTTCCATTGAGCTAATATTCACCTTAGGACAGATTGTTGCTGCCGTTGTCGTTTTATCCTTGTCAAAAGAGGAAAACCCAGAAACTCCATTATTTGCTTGGATTGTGGGATATGCAACTGGATGTGCAGCAAGCCTTCCTTTACTGTACTGGCGTTATCTTCTCCGTTACCAAACCATCAGTCAGAGATCAGCTCAACTGCGTCAAGATTCACCCCAAGTCAATTCCACTGCAGAGCCAAATTCTTATATTACTATCTCATTAACTCGGTCCTCGGATGAGGAAGATGGAAGGAACACACCTACCGACATTTGGACCAGGCAAAGCAATGCAAG ACTTGGTTCATTGGTAGATCATTTTAAGATGGCCTTGGATTGCTTCTTTGCTGTGTGGTTTGTCGTTGGCAATGTTTGGATCTTTGGGGGGCACTCTTCTTCTTCTGAGGCTCCCAATCTGTACAG ATTATGTATAGCTTTTCTTACCATTAGTTGCATTGGATATGCTATGCCTTTCATCTTGTGTGCGATGATATGCTGCTGCCTGCCTTGTATCATTTCAATCCTCGGTGTGCGTGAGAATATGCATGGAGTGAGAGGAGCCACAGAAGAGTCCATCAACGCTCTTCCCACACTCAAGTACAGGGTCAAGACAGATGGAACTGGAAGTAATGAAAGTAAGAATCTAGAAGAGGAGGAAGGTGGTTGTGTAGCTGCTGGCACAGAGAAGGAACGTGCCATATCAGGTGAAGATGCG GTATGTTGTATTTGCTTAGCAAAATATGAGGACAATGACGAACTGAGGGAATTGCCTTGCTCCCATTTCTTCCATACACAGTGTGTAGATAAATGGCTGAAGATCAATGCGACTTGCCCCCTCTGCAAATCTGAAATTGACGCCAAGAACAGAGATCTACCTTCTGTAGAAGAGGAACCCCTCCAACAATCCTAA